DNA sequence from the Phragmitibacter flavus genome:
AGAAAAAGTGATAGGACCTCACGCAACCCAGTATTCTTCCAACGCCCGATCAATCTCCTTTCGATAATAAGTATCACCCGGATCATCCTTTATAAACAGAAGATACTCGCGAACCACGGATCTTTGCGGGCCAGACAAAGCCGCAAACTGCGCCAGGCCAAGCTCGTCCAGCCTGGTTAGAAAAAATGCAAGACTCATATCAAGCTCCCCCTTGAGATCCGCCACCATCAAAGCAGGAAGGTGAAATCTCACCCCGAAAGCATCAAAAAAGCACAGGCTGGCACGATTGAGCTGTTTCACCTCCAGCCGCTCCCAATCCTTCTTTTCATCCATCGCACGATGCTGCCCAATAACCTCCGGGCTCGCGTAGTCGTCGAGCGCGATGCCCTGCAACAAGCCCACTCCGCCACCCAGCTCGACGCCTTTGAATGCCTCGCGCACCCGCCCGATCAATTGCTCTGCCATGGCCGTGCGCACCCTACTGAACTTCGCCTCCCGGATGATCACTTGATCATATCCACGGGCTCGCATTTCGTCGATCTCAGCTTGAGTTGTGCGTTTCATGGGCGTCAAAATCGACGAATTTGACGCAGGACGAGGCTGGCGGCACAAAAAATGATCATTAATCGGCAAGTCCCAATTCCCGACCGATGTCCGGGGTATAATCCGAACGAGATTGGAGATATCCAATGAACGAAAGAATGCGGTTAAGGGCACCACTGTCCTTGTGCGCCACGTTGAGAAAGTCTTCAGGGGGACCTGAGGGCGTGGGCACGTATTCCTCGGACGTGGTGCGGTAATGTTCTTTTCCGCCCATGGGATCAAGAAGATCAATCAACCGGGTGGCGTCCGCTTCAACGGCCACGGCCACCATGGGATCAACCGACCATTGGGAATGTCGTTCACCCACTTTTTTCCGGAAATTTTTGAGCCACAAAATCTGTTCCTTGGCCGGGGGTGTGGCGAATTGGTTGAGGGGAGCATTCATCAGGGGGATCGGTGGGAGTATGACGTATTGCATGAGGTGGGGATGGCTGTTCTCCCTTGGTTACCCAAAGAGGTTCCGATTGTTACAAACTTCCCGAACTTTGTGTTCGATGACGCGCTTTCGGGTTTGCAGAGCGGGGATAGCCTTGTCACTATATAGGGAATGCAACATGGTTCGGATGGACATTTCCCTAACACGAGCTGGACGCTGATTGAGCGTTTGAAGGACGAAAGTGAGGAGGTGTCCCGTCGCGCCCTGGAGGATTTGTGCACCCAATATCACTATCCCCTCTATTGTTACATTCGGCGGCGCGGATTCGATCATCACGATGGCGAGGACGCCTTGCATGACTTCCTCGCCAAGCTGTTGCGGTTGGATTCTTTCAAACAAGCAAAAGCTCAAAAAGGCCGCCTTCGCTCTTTTTTGGCGACCTCTCTGTATCGTTTCCTCATCAACTGGAAACGGGACAGACGCCACGAATTGAGGGCCGCCAATCTGGCCATCGACGTCGCCCACCTCGAAGATCGCTACCAACGCGAGAACTTCTCTGAAGCAGACACCCCTGAAAGGATCTTCGACCGCAAATGGAGCCAGGAACTTCTGAATCGGGTGCTTGCCGTGCTGGAACAACGCTACAGCACAAAGAAGAAGCTGGCGCTGTTCCAAAAATTGCAGCCGGTGCTGATGGATGGTGGTTCGCTGAAGGGCGAGGATGCGGCCTTTTTCAGCCAAAAGCTCAACATGTCCGAAACCGCCATTCGTGTGGCATTGAGCCGGATGCTGAAAGATTATCGTGACACGCTGGAGGAAGAAGTTCTGCAAACCGTTGACAATAAAGAAGATGTGAAAAACGAAATCGCGTCTTTGATTGCGGTTTTCCGCAAGGACTGAATCAAATTTTTCGGCTTGGCTTTCTCATCGTGCGGTGTTCCGTAACCTCCATGGCATTGCCTCGATTTTTTGTTTCCCCAGCTTCGTGGAGCGAAGGGCCTCTGATGCTTGAAGGGAATGAGGCGCACCATTGCGCCTCGGTCATGCGTCGTGGAGTTGGCGATGAACTGACGGTGTTTGACGGCGCGGGTCGCTCGGCGAGAACGCGCATCACCCATGCTTCGCCAAAGCGGGTCGAGCTTGAAGTGTTGGAGTCCGCGCAGGCCGATCCGCCACCGGTGCAGATCTCCCTGCTGCAAGCCATTCCCAAGGGAGGCAACATGGAACTGATCATCGAAAAAGCCGTGGAACTGGGCGTGCAACACATTCATCCAGTCATGACCGCCCACACCGTGGTGAAACTGAAGGACGGCGAGATTGAAAAAAAACAGGCCAAATGGCAACGCATGGCATTGGAAGCCTGCAAGCAATGCGGACAAAACTGGCTTCCTCAAGTTCATGCGCCGATGGCATTTGAATCATGCTGGCCTTCGCTGCCCCAACACGATCTTCGCTTGATCGCCGCCTTGCAGACCGATTCCTTGAGCCTTAAATCGGTCATCAGAAACCAGCCCACCGCTCCAGCAAGCGTGCTGGTAGCCATTGGACCCGAAGGCGATTTCAGCGACGCCGAATATGTTCTCTCACGATCTCAAGGCTGCCAGCCTATCACCCTGGGGCCCATCATTTTGCGGGTTGAAACGGCCGCGATGTTCTGCTTGAGCGTGTTGACGCACGAGCTGATGCTGAACCGCCCTCATTAACCATCCTTACAAACCGATACAAAAATCTGGTGGGATTCTCGCCCCGCTTTGCTACGCTCTCCCTGTGCTGAACGAAACGCCAACTGAACGAGCCGCCCTGGAGTGGCTTTACAGCACCCAGCTTTTTGGCATCAAGTTGGGGCTGGATAATACGCGCAAACTGCTCGGCGTTCTCGGTTTGCCCAAGGAAGGGCAAAAATACATCCATGTCGCCGGCACCAACGGCAAGGGCAGCGTTTGTGCGTTTTTACACGGCCTGTTTCGGGCTTCGGGCCTCTCCGCCGGACTGTTCACCTCCCCGCACCTGGTGCATTTTCGCGAACGGATCCGCGATGGCGAGCGTCAAATCTCCAGCGCTGAGATTTCACGAGGGATCGAAACCCTCAAAAAAATCACCGCCGACTGGCAGACGCCGCCAACTTTTTTCGAGCTGACCTTTGCCCTGGGCATGGATTGGTTCCGCAAACGCGAACTGGAATGGGCCGTGCTGGAAACCGGCATGGGTGGCCGGCTCGATGCCACCAACACCATCACCCCGGAGGTGTGCGTCATCACCAACATCGGTTTCGATCACCAAAGCTCCCTTGGCAACACGCTTGAAGCCATCGCGAGCGAGAAGGCGGGCATCATCAAACCGGGAGTGCCCGTGGTCACCATCAAACAGAAACCCGAGGTGATGAAAATCATCGCCGACACCGCACGCGAACGCGGAGCC
Encoded proteins:
- a CDS encoding RNA polymerase sigma factor — translated: MQHGSDGHFPNTSWTLIERLKDESEEVSRRALEDLCTQYHYPLYCYIRRRGFDHHDGEDALHDFLAKLLRLDSFKQAKAQKGRLRSFLATSLYRFLINWKRDRRHELRAANLAIDVAHLEDRYQRENFSEADTPERIFDRKWSQELLNRVLAVLEQRYSTKKKLALFQKLQPVLMDGGSLKGEDAAFFSQKLNMSETAIRVALSRMLKDYRDTLEEEVLQTVDNKEDVKNEIASLIAVFRKD
- a CDS encoding bifunctional folylpolyglutamate synthase/dihydrofolate synthase — encoded protein: MLNETPTERAALEWLYSTQLFGIKLGLDNTRKLLGVLGLPKEGQKYIHVAGTNGKGSVCAFLHGLFRASGLSAGLFTSPHLVHFRERIRDGERQISSAEISRGIETLKKITADWQTPPTFFELTFALGMDWFRKRELEWAVLETGMGGRLDATNTITPEVCVITNIGFDHQSSLGNTLEAIASEKAGIIKPGVPVVTIKQKPEVMKIIADTARERGAPLTIVTTPIRGYQIGLLGQHQLWNATLAVAAFKAAGFKPREPVLRQGLRDVEWPARFQRFDNENMVLDGAHNQDSIDTLVRVWQQFFQRERAQIVFGCVKGRELVPLLRSLQSIAAGWHFTNFESQRAELPEDVQGHLKSLYGDQMQSSVHASPEHALNSARKHPERVLVTGSLYLVGEVLAQLRGEKEWFQSSLQ
- a CDS encoding DUF6714 family protein, with product MPINDHFLCRQPRPASNSSILTPMKRTTQAEIDEMRARGYDQVIIREAKFSRVRTAMAEQLIGRVREAFKGVELGGGVGLLQGIALDDYASPEVIGQHRAMDEKKDWERLEVKQLNRASLCFFDAFGVRFHLPALMVADLKGELDMSLAFFLTRLDELGLAQFAALSGPQRSVVREYLLFIKDDPGDTYYRKEIDRALEEYWVA
- a CDS encoding 16S rRNA (uracil(1498)-N(3))-methyltransferase encodes the protein MALPRFFVSPASWSEGPLMLEGNEAHHCASVMRRGVGDELTVFDGAGRSARTRITHASPKRVELEVLESAQADPPPVQISLLQAIPKGGNMELIIEKAVELGVQHIHPVMTAHTVVKLKDGEIEKKQAKWQRMALEACKQCGQNWLPQVHAPMAFESCWPSLPQHDLRLIAALQTDSLSLKSVIRNQPTAPASVLVAIGPEGDFSDAEYVLSRSQGCQPITLGPIILRVETAAMFCLSVLTHELMLNRPH